In Rhizobium sp. ZPR4, a genomic segment contains:
- a CDS encoding nitrogen regulation protein NR(II): MTSKSSSGAGDTPANSVAMAVLNAIQNPVVMVDEAGLIAFANWEAEAFFGASASHLSRYKISTFIPFGSPLLALIDQVRERRAPVNEYRVDLSSPRLGQDKLVDIYVAPVSSTPGSVVVVFQERSMADKIDRQLTHRAAARSVTGLASMLAHEIKNPLSGIRGAAQLLEQSVEDDDRALTRLICDETDRIVSLVDRMEVFSDERPVDRVPVNIHSVLDHVKAVAKAGFARNIKISENYDPSLPAVFANRDQLVQVFLNLVKNAAEAVGDRQDGEIMLTTAYRPGIRLSVAGTREKISLPLEFCVIDNGPGVPADLVPHLFDPFITTKTNGTGLGLALVAKIIGDHGGIVECDSQNHRTTFRVLMPASKGITSEDAPLPNSTGTTR; the protein is encoded by the coding sequence ATGACTTCGAAATCCAGCTCCGGCGCCGGTGACACCCCGGCCAACTCCGTGGCCATGGCCGTTCTCAATGCCATCCAGAACCCCGTCGTCATGGTCGATGAGGCCGGTCTTATCGCTTTCGCCAATTGGGAGGCGGAAGCCTTCTTCGGCGCCAGCGCATCGCACCTGTCGCGCTACAAGATCTCCACCTTCATACCGTTCGGTAGCCCCTTGCTGGCGCTGATCGACCAGGTGCGCGAACGCCGGGCGCCCGTCAACGAATACCGTGTCGATCTCAGCTCGCCGCGCCTGGGACAGGACAAGCTGGTGGACATCTATGTCGCGCCGGTTTCCAGCACGCCCGGTTCGGTCGTGGTGGTGTTCCAGGAGCGCTCCATGGCCGACAAGATCGACCGGCAACTGACGCATCGCGCCGCCGCCCGTTCGGTCACAGGCCTTGCCTCGATGCTGGCGCATGAGATCAAGAACCCACTCTCGGGCATTCGCGGTGCAGCGCAGCTGCTGGAACAGTCTGTCGAGGATGATGATCGTGCGCTGACTCGCCTCATCTGCGACGAGACCGACCGTATCGTCTCGCTGGTCGACCGCATGGAGGTTTTCTCCGACGAGCGGCCGGTCGACCGCGTTCCCGTCAACATCCATTCCGTGCTTGATCACGTGAAGGCAGTCGCCAAGGCTGGCTTTGCCCGCAACATCAAGATTTCCGAGAATTATGACCCGTCGCTGCCGGCTGTTTTTGCGAACCGGGATCAGCTTGTTCAGGTCTTCCTCAATCTGGTGAAGAATGCCGCCGAAGCGGTCGGCGACCGTCAGGATGGCGAGATCATGCTGACGACGGCCTATCGTCCCGGCATCCGGCTCTCGGTTGCCGGGACGCGCGAAAAGATCTCGCTGCCGCTGGAATTCTGCGTCATCGACAATGGCCCAGGCGTGCCGGCCGATCTCGTGCCGCATCTCTTCGATCCGTTCATAACCACGAAGACGAACGGAACAGGCCTCGGCCTTGCGCTGGTCGCCAAGATTATCGGCGACCATGGCGGCATCGTCGAATGCGACAGCCAGAACCATCGCACCACTTTCCGCGTTTTGATGCCTGCTTCCAAGGGCATTACCTCAGAAGATGCCCCCCTTCCGAACTCTACAGGGACTACTCGATGA
- a CDS encoding bifunctional 2-C-methyl-D-erythritol 4-phosphate cytidylyltransferase/2-C-methyl-D-erythritol 2,4-cyclodiphosphate synthase — MTQMHSKQPLSVGIVIVAAGRGERAGSPEEGPKQYRPIGGRAVIAHTLERFVTWPQASKIVVVIHRDDEKLLRVALEQVDGLPEVEIAFGGATRQQSVLAGLRHLKASGVTHVMIHDAVRPFFDHDLLDRVAIALAEGAPAVLPAMPVTDTLKRGDANGLVVDTVSRTGLHAAQTPQSFRFADILAAHEKAEADGKIDFTDDAAIAEWCGLPVTLVTGSADNVKLTIKRDIAMADEKLSAALLPDVRTGNGYDVHQLEPGDGVTLCGVFIPHDQKLKGHSDADVALHALTDALLATCGAGDIGDHFPPSDPQWKGAPSRIFIEHAAKIVRERGGTIMNADVSLVAEAPKVGPHRDVMRARLSEFLGISIDRCSVKATTNEKIGFVGRREGIAAIATATVVYRGGKT, encoded by the coding sequence ATGACGCAAATGCATTCAAAGCAACCGCTGTCGGTGGGAATCGTCATCGTTGCCGCCGGGCGTGGCGAAAGGGCGGGCTCTCCCGAAGAAGGTCCCAAGCAGTATCGCCCGATCGGCGGCAGAGCGGTTATTGCGCATACGCTTGAAAGATTCGTGACATGGCCGCAGGCATCCAAGATCGTCGTCGTCATCCATCGCGATGACGAAAAACTGTTGCGGGTGGCGCTGGAGCAGGTTGACGGCCTGCCCGAGGTCGAGATCGCCTTCGGCGGAGCGACGCGCCAGCAATCCGTGCTTGCAGGGCTTCGGCACCTGAAGGCAAGCGGCGTGACGCATGTCATGATCCATGACGCGGTGCGCCCCTTCTTCGACCATGATCTGCTGGATCGTGTCGCCATAGCGCTGGCTGAAGGTGCGCCCGCCGTGTTGCCTGCCATGCCCGTCACCGACACGCTGAAGCGCGGCGACGCAAACGGTCTGGTTGTCGATACCGTATCCCGCACTGGCCTTCACGCCGCGCAGACGCCGCAATCCTTCCGCTTCGCCGATATTCTCGCCGCACATGAGAAAGCCGAAGCCGACGGCAAGATTGATTTCACCGACGATGCGGCGATTGCCGAATGGTGCGGCCTGCCGGTAACATTGGTGACCGGGAGCGCGGACAATGTAAAACTGACGATCAAGAGGGATATTGCCATGGCCGATGAAAAGCTCAGCGCCGCGCTGCTGCCCGACGTGCGCACCGGCAACGGCTATGACGTGCATCAGCTGGAGCCGGGCGATGGCGTTACCCTTTGTGGCGTCTTCATTCCGCACGACCAGAAGCTGAAGGGGCATTCGGACGCCGATGTCGCCCTGCATGCCCTGACGGATGCCCTGCTTGCCACCTGCGGCGCCGGCGATATCGGCGATCACTTCCCGCCCTCCGATCCGCAATGGAAGGGCGCCCCTTCCCGCATCTTCATCGAACACGCGGCAAAGATCGTGCGTGAGCGCGGCGGCACTATCATGAATGCGGATGTCTCCCTGGTCGCCGAAGCCCCGAAAGTCGGGCCGCATCGCGACGTCATGCGCGCCAGGCTATCGGAGTTTCTCGGCATCAGCATCGATCGCTGTTCGGTCAAGGCAACCACAAACGAGAAGATCGGCTTCGTCGGCCGCCGCGAAGGCATCGCAGCCATCGCGACCGCGACCGTCGTTTATCGTGGAGGCAAGACATGA
- a CDS encoding D-amino-acid transaminase, whose translation MPRIAYVNGRYVRHSDAMVHIEDRGYQFADGVYEVCEVRHGVIVDMTRHLDRLNRSLSELRIAWPMTRQALVLVIRETLRRNHVRNGLFYLQVTRGVARRDHVFPPDGTPSSIVVTAKSTDQSVIAKKNANGIKAITVRDNRWDRVDIKSVGLLPNAMARQQAKEAGAQEAIYIDHNGMVKEGAATNVWIVDHDGNLVTRPAEHGILRGITRTTLMDVAAKLDVTIVERFFSVEEMMKAREVFITAATSICFPVISIDGETIANGHPGSMSQKIREAFFDVAEKTAI comes from the coding sequence ATGCCGAGAATAGCTTATGTCAACGGCCGCTACGTCAGGCACAGCGATGCCATGGTGCATATCGAGGATCGCGGCTATCAGTTTGCCGACGGCGTCTATGAGGTGTGCGAGGTTCGTCATGGCGTGATTGTCGACATGACGCGCCACCTCGATCGCCTCAACCGCTCGCTGAGTGAGCTGCGGATCGCCTGGCCGATGACGCGCCAGGCGTTGGTGCTGGTGATTCGCGAGACCTTGCGTCGCAACCACGTCCGTAACGGCCTGTTCTACCTGCAGGTGACGCGCGGCGTCGCCCGGCGCGATCACGTCTTTCCGCCTGATGGCACGCCGTCCTCGATCGTCGTGACCGCCAAGAGCACCGATCAATCCGTGATTGCCAAGAAGAATGCCAACGGCATCAAGGCAATCACCGTCCGCGACAATCGCTGGGACCGGGTGGATATCAAGTCGGTCGGCCTGCTTCCAAACGCGATGGCCCGGCAGCAGGCCAAGGAAGCCGGCGCGCAGGAAGCGATCTATATCGACCATAACGGCATGGTGAAGGAAGGGGCCGCCACCAATGTCTGGATCGTCGATCACGACGGAAATCTCGTCACCCGCCCCGCCGAGCACGGCATCCTGCGCGGCATCACCCGCACGACGCTGATGGACGTTGCAGCCAAGCTCGATGTGACGATCGTCGAGCGATTCTTCTCGGTCGAAGAGATGATGAAGGCTCGCGAAGTCTTCATCACCGCGGCGACAAGTATCTGTTTTCCGGTCATTTCTATCGATGGCGAGACGATTGCCAACGGTCATCCGGGCAGCATGTCACAGAAAATTCGTGAAGCCTTTTTCGACGTTGCGGAAAAGACTGCGATTTGA
- the ntrC gene encoding nitrogen regulation protein NR(I) has protein sequence MTATILVADDDAAIRTVLNQALSRAGYDVRITSNAATLWRWVSAGEGDLVVTDVVMPDENAFDLLPRIKKARPDLPVLVMSAQNTFMTAIKASEKGAYDYLPKPFDLTELIAIVGRALAEPKRKPAKIDDDMQDGMPLVGRSAAMQEIYRVLARLMQTDLTLMITGESGTGKELVARALHDYGKRRNGPFVAINMAAIPRDLIESELFGHEKGAFTGAQTRSTGRFEQAEGGTLFLDEIGDMPMDAQTRLLRVLQQGEYTTVGGRTPIRTDVRIVAATNKDLKQAINQGLFREDLYYRLNVVPLRLPPLRDRAEDIPDLVRHFIQQAEKEGLGSKRFDQEALELMKAYPWPGNVRELENLIRRLMALYPQDVITKEIIDAELRADVPDSPIEKGPVRTGTMTIAQAVEENMRTYFAGFGENLPPPGLYDRVLTEMEYPLILAALTATRGNQIKAADLLGLNRNTLRKKIRELGVSVYRSSRTA, from the coding sequence ATGACAGCCACGATCCTTGTCGCCGATGACGATGCGGCCATCCGCACTGTGCTCAATCAAGCTTTGAGCCGCGCGGGTTACGATGTCCGCATCACGTCGAACGCCGCCACGCTCTGGCGTTGGGTTTCGGCCGGCGAAGGCGACCTCGTCGTAACCGACGTCGTCATGCCCGACGAAAACGCATTTGACCTGCTGCCGCGCATCAAGAAGGCGAGACCGGATCTGCCCGTTCTGGTCATGAGTGCGCAGAACACCTTCATGACGGCCATCAAGGCATCGGAGAAGGGCGCTTACGACTATCTCCCGAAGCCCTTCGACCTGACCGAGCTTATCGCGATCGTCGGCCGGGCGCTGGCGGAGCCGAAGCGCAAGCCGGCAAAGATCGACGACGACATGCAGGACGGCATGCCGCTCGTCGGCCGATCCGCCGCGATGCAGGAAATCTACCGCGTGCTCGCGCGTCTGATGCAGACCGATCTGACCCTGATGATTACCGGCGAATCCGGCACCGGCAAGGAGCTGGTGGCGCGCGCGCTGCACGATTACGGCAAGCGCCGCAATGGTCCGTTCGTGGCGATCAACATGGCCGCCATCCCGCGTGACCTGATCGAATCCGAACTGTTCGGCCACGAGAAGGGCGCCTTTACCGGCGCGCAAACCCGCTCGACGGGCCGTTTCGAACAAGCCGAGGGCGGCACGCTGTTCCTTGACGAAATCGGCGACATGCCGATGGACGCGCAGACCCGTTTGCTGCGCGTGCTGCAGCAGGGCGAATATACGACCGTCGGCGGCCGCACGCCGATCCGCACCGATGTCCGCATCGTCGCTGCCACCAACAAGGACCTGAAGCAGGCGATCAATCAGGGCTTGTTCCGCGAGGATCTCTATTACCGCCTCAACGTCGTGCCGTTGCGCTTGCCGCCGCTGCGCGATCGCGCCGAGGATATTCCGGATCTGGTGCGCCATTTCATCCAGCAGGCTGAGAAGGAGGGCTTGGGTTCCAAGCGTTTCGATCAGGAGGCGCTCGAGCTGATGAAGGCCTATCCCTGGCCCGGTAACGTCCGCGAGCTGGAAAACCTCATTCGCCGGCTGATGGCGCTCTATCCGCAGGATGTCATCACCAAGGAGATCATCGACGCGGAACTGCGCGCCGACGTGCCCGACAGCCCGATCGAAAAAGGTCCGGTCCGCACCGGCACGATGACCATAGCCCAGGCGGTGGAAGAGAACATGCGGACCTATTTCGCTGGTTTCGGCGAAAATCTGCCGCCCCCGGGTCTCTATGACCGCGTGTTGACCGAAATGGAATACCCGCTGATTCTCGCCGCCCTGACGGCCACGCGCGGAAATCAGATCAAGGCGGCCGATCTTTTGGGCTTGAATCGCAATACGCTGCGCAAAAAGATCAGAGAACTGGGTGTTTCGGTTTACAGAAGCTCCCGTACGGCTTGA
- the hfq gene encoding RNA chaperone Hfq produces the protein MAERSQNLQDLFLNTVRKQKISLTIFLINGVKLTGVVTSFDNFCVLLRRDGHSQLVYKHAISTIMPGQPMQMFESEEAAS, from the coding sequence ATGGCGGAACGTTCTCAGAACTTGCAGGACCTATTTCTCAATACTGTTCGCAAGCAAAAGATTTCACTGACAATTTTCTTGATTAATGGCGTGAAGCTCACAGGTGTCGTGACCTCCTTCGACAATTTCTGTGTCCTGCTCCGCCGCGATGGCCATTCGCAGCTCGTCTACAAGCATGCGATCTCGACGATCATGCCGGGTCAGCCGATGCAGATGTTCGAGAGCGAAGAAGCCGCTTCCTAA
- the dusB gene encoding tRNA dihydrouridine synthase DusB: protein MVCPKDNHLLSPKLAAPFSIGSVPIRNRVILAPMSGVTDLPFRQLALRYGAGLVVTEMVASRELVQDTAESWARLKSAGLKPHMVQLAGREAHWMAEAAKIAADNGADIIDINMGCPAKKVIGGYSGSALMRDPDHALTLIEATVGAVNIPVTLKMRLGWDENSINAPDIARRAEEAGIQLVTIHGRTRMQFYEGRADWDAIRAVRDVVSIPLVANGDVETAEDAEEILRRSGADAVMIGRGCQGRPWHAGVIAGHREPNRQEIVEIALEHYRMMLEFYGEAVGIRHARKHLAWYLDRYAPATTGADKAKIMTSRESGEVAASFHAALQADADLAHCVQEAA from the coding sequence ATGGTGTGCCCGAAAGATAATCATTTGCTTTCTCCCAAGCTTGCAGCTCCATTTTCCATCGGTTCCGTGCCTATCCGAAATCGCGTGATCCTTGCACCGATGTCGGGCGTGACCGATCTTCCTTTCCGGCAGCTCGCATTACGCTACGGCGCCGGCCTGGTCGTCACGGAAATGGTCGCCAGTCGCGAGCTCGTGCAGGATACGGCCGAGTCCTGGGCGCGCTTGAAAAGTGCAGGGTTAAAGCCGCATATGGTGCAGCTTGCCGGGCGTGAAGCCCATTGGATGGCCGAGGCGGCAAAGATCGCTGCCGATAATGGTGCCGATATCATTGATATCAACATGGGTTGCCCGGCCAAGAAGGTGATCGGCGGCTATTCCGGCTCGGCGCTGATGCGCGATCCCGATCATGCGCTGACATTGATCGAAGCAACCGTCGGCGCAGTGAATATTCCTGTGACCTTGAAGATGCGCCTTGGCTGGGACGAGAATTCCATCAACGCGCCTGACATCGCCCGCCGTGCCGAGGAGGCCGGCATCCAGCTCGTCACCATCCACGGCCGCACCCGCATGCAATTCTATGAGGGCAGGGCGGATTGGGATGCCATCCGCGCCGTGCGCGATGTCGTCTCCATTCCGCTTGTCGCCAATGGCGATGTCGAAACGGCTGAGGACGCTGAGGAAATCCTGCGCCGCTCCGGCGCCGACGCCGTCATGATCGGTCGCGGTTGCCAGGGCCGTCCGTGGCATGCGGGCGTGATCGCCGGCCATCGCGAGCCAAACCGTCAGGAGATCGTCGAAATCGCCCTCGAGCACTATCGCATGATGCTGGAATTCTATGGCGAGGCTGTCGGCATTCGCCACGCCCGCAAGCATCTCGCCTGGTATCTCGATCGCTATGCGCCGGCGACGACGGGTGCCGACAAGGCGAAAATCATGACGTCGAGAGAGAGCGGCGAAGTGGCTGCATCCTTCCATGCCGCGCTGCAGGCTGATGCCGATCTCGCCCACTGCGTCCAGGAGGCTGCATGA
- a CDS encoding PAS domain-containing sensor histidine kinase — translation MMQDAVSPAASDEAVVKVTDRRASFALPGLILAGGALLCAIATLLMLLGLTPIAPTSSVVFTSVVINGLFVLGLIALIAREVARLMKARSRGRAAARLHIRIVVLFSIVAITPAILVAIVASLTLNVGLDRWFGVRTQQIISSSQNVAQAYLMENASYLQGQTVSMANDLERNRSLFNLDRTGFADLMTRQARGRGLLGAFLVRRDGTAIVQADIKTERPLPAIPKDALDSSANGQPTLIPPGVTNLVGAVIKLDELPGSFLYTVRAVDPRVMNAMRMVEDNTVEYKAMEAGRMSLQIAFAVLYIGFALIVLLAAIWTAIAIADRIVRPIRLLISAADNVASGNMNVLVPVRSADGDVGSLSRTFNKMISEIRTQRDEILEAKDEVDDRRRFIEAVLSGVTAAVIGVEHDRRITIVNTSAEDLLTLKSDELIGKNLSDISPEVDQVVTEATTRHRSDFRKQISLVRGGTVRTLSVQVTREESRDANESYVITLDDITDLVIAQRSTAWADVARRIAHEIKNPLTPIQLSAERIRRRFGKNIADADRPVFDQCTDTIIRQVGDIGRMVDEFSSFARMPKPTMEPTDLRDILRDAVFLREMGNNHVQFERELGDERLEGMFDARMLGQAFGNLIKNAVEAIEGVPSDQAPEQPKILVRSSLDPDRDRFTVDVIDNGRGLPVENRHSILEPYMTMREKGTGLGLAIVKKIIEDHGGQIELHDAPAEFDQGRGAMIRVHLPRREQAAVAQTESDKESVYGI, via the coding sequence ATGATGCAGGACGCGGTGTCGCCGGCGGCGAGCGACGAGGCGGTTGTCAAGGTGACGGACCGTCGTGCTTCCTTTGCCCTACCTGGTTTGATCCTGGCCGGCGGCGCTCTTCTGTGCGCCATCGCGACCTTGCTGATGCTTCTCGGGCTGACGCCGATTGCCCCGACATCCTCAGTCGTCTTCACCTCGGTCGTCATCAACGGCCTGTTCGTGCTGGGGCTGATTGCTCTGATTGCTCGCGAAGTGGCGCGGCTGATGAAGGCGCGCAGCCGTGGCCGCGCGGCAGCCCGCCTGCATATCCGCATCGTCGTTCTTTTCTCGATCGTCGCGATCACGCCGGCCATTCTCGTCGCCATCGTCGCCAGCCTGACGCTCAATGTCGGTCTCGACCGCTGGTTTGGCGTGCGAACCCAGCAGATCATCAGCTCCTCGCAGAACGTCGCCCAAGCCTATCTGATGGAGAATGCGAGCTATCTGCAGGGCCAGACCGTCTCGATGGCGAACGATCTGGAGCGCAATCGCTCTCTCTTCAACCTCGACCGCACCGGGTTTGCCGATCTGATGACCCGTCAGGCGCGCGGCCGCGGCCTGCTGGGCGCCTTCCTCGTGCGCCGCGACGGCACCGCCATCGTCCAGGCCGATATCAAGACCGAACGCCCGCTGCCAGCCATTCCGAAGGATGCGCTCGATTCCTCGGCCAATGGCCAGCCGACGCTCATCCCGCCCGGTGTGACCAATCTCGTCGGCGCTGTCATCAAGTTGGACGAGCTTCCAGGTTCGTTTCTCTATACCGTGCGTGCGGTCGATCCGCGCGTCATGAACGCCATGCGGATGGTGGAAGACAACACCGTCGAATACAAGGCGATGGAAGCGGGGCGCATGTCGCTGCAGATCGCCTTCGCCGTCCTCTACATCGGCTTCGCTCTGATCGTGCTTCTGGCTGCGATCTGGACCGCGATCGCGATTGCGGACCGTATCGTGCGGCCGATCCGTCTTCTCATCAGCGCCGCAGACAATGTCGCCTCGGGCAATATGAACGTGCTGGTGCCGGTACGCTCTGCTGATGGCGATGTCGGCAGCCTTTCGCGTACCTTCAACAAGATGATCTCGGAAATCCGCACCCAGCGTGACGAAATCCTGGAAGCGAAGGATGAGGTCGATGATCGCCGTCGCTTCATCGAAGCCGTGCTCTCGGGTGTTACGGCAGCCGTGATCGGTGTCGAGCATGATCGGCGCATCACCATCGTCAACACCTCGGCCGAAGACCTGCTGACGCTCAAGAGTGATGAGCTCATCGGCAAGAATCTGTCTGATATCTCACCAGAGGTCGATCAGGTCGTGACGGAAGCGACGACGCGCCATCGCAGCGATTTCCGCAAGCAGATCAGCCTTGTTCGCGGCGGAACGGTGCGCACGCTCAGCGTCCAGGTGACGCGCGAGGAATCGCGCGACGCCAACGAATCCTACGTCATTACCCTCGACGACATCACCGATCTGGTCATAGCGCAGCGTTCGACCGCCTGGGCCGATGTCGCGCGCCGTATCGCGCATGAGATCAAGAACCCGTTGACGCCGATCCAGCTGTCGGCCGAGCGCATCCGCCGTCGTTTCGGCAAGAATATCGCCGATGCCGACCGCCCGGTCTTCGACCAGTGCACCGATACGATCATCCGGCAGGTGGGCGATATCGGCCGCATGGTCGACGAGTTTTCCTCCTTCGCCCGCATGCCGAAGCCGACCATGGAGCCGACCGATCTGCGCGATATTCTGCGCGATGCCGTCTTCCTGCGCGAAATGGGCAACAATCACGTCCAGTTCGAGCGTGAGCTGGGCGACGAACGGCTGGAGGGCATGTTCGATGCGCGAATGCTCGGACAGGCCTTCGGCAATCTCATCAAGAACGCCGTCGAGGCGATCGAGGGCGTGCCGAGCGATCAGGCGCCCGAGCAGCCGAAGATCCTGGTGCGTTCGTCTCTGGACCCGGATCGCGATCGCTTCACGGTCGATGTCATCGACAACGGCCGCGGTCTGCCGGTCGAAAACCGGCACAGCATTTTAGAACCCTACATGACGATGCGCGAGAAGGGCACCGGCCTCGGCCTCGCCATCGTCAAGAAGATCATTGAAGACCATGGCGGGCAGATCGAACTCCACGACGCGCCTGCCGAATTCGACCAGGGCAGGGGAGCCATGATCCGCGTGCATCTGCCGCGCCGTGAGCAGGCCGCCGTCGCCCAGACAGAAAGTGACAAGGAAAGCGTCTATGGCATCTGA
- a CDS encoding type II toxin-antitoxin system RatA family toxin has protein sequence MPQFETHRPVPHSPDQMFDLVADVERYPEFLPLCDALTVRSRKDRDGKTLLIADMTVGYKAIRETFTTQVLLNKAERAIDVKYIDGPFKYLDNRWRFQPSENGGSVIDFFIDYEFKSRILGALMGSMFDRAFRMFTDAFETRANKIYA, from the coding sequence ATGCCTCAGTTCGAAACCCATCGCCCCGTTCCGCATTCGCCCGATCAGATGTTCGACCTCGTCGCCGACGTGGAGCGTTATCCGGAATTCCTGCCGCTTTGCGACGCGCTCACGGTTCGCAGCCGCAAGGATCGTGACGGCAAGACCCTGCTGATTGCCGACATGACCGTCGGTTACAAAGCGATCCGCGAGACCTTTACGACGCAGGTGCTGCTGAACAAGGCCGAGCGCGCCATCGATGTGAAATATATCGACGGTCCGTTCAAGTATCTCGACAATCGCTGGCGTTTTCAGCCGTCGGAGAATGGCGGCAGCGTCATCGACTTCTTTATCGATTACGAGTTCAAGAGCCGCATTCTCGGCGCCCTGATGGGATCGATGTTCGATCGAGCCTTCCGCATGTTCACGGATGCCTTCGAGACGCGCGCCAATAAGATCTATGCCTGA
- a CDS encoding CinA family protein: MTHFPEEILALAQKIVTDFTARGWMVATAESCTGGLIAGALTEIPGSSAVVDRGFVTYTNTAKMEMLGVQEQTLAQFGAVSRETALQMVHGALFRSRADFAVAVTGIAGPGGGSAEKPVGLVHLAAKARSGALIHHEMRYGDIGRDKVRLATLNTALEMLVTLGQ, encoded by the coding sequence ATGACGCATTTCCCGGAGGAGATTCTCGCGCTCGCGCAAAAGATCGTCACCGACTTCACGGCCAGGGGCTGGATGGTCGCGACGGCCGAATCCTGCACCGGCGGGCTGATTGCTGGCGCGCTGACGGAAATTCCCGGCTCCTCCGCCGTCGTCGATCGTGGTTTTGTCACCTACACCAATACGGCCAAGATGGAGATGCTCGGTGTGCAGGAGCAGACGCTGGCACAATTCGGTGCTGTCTCAAGGGAAACGGCGCTGCAGATGGTGCATGGCGCCCTCTTCCGCTCTCGGGCCGATTTCGCCGTGGCGGTAACGGGTATCGCCGGCCCTGGCGGCGGCTCCGCTGAAAAGCCGGTGGGCCTCGTCCACCTCGCCGCCAAGGCGCGCAGCGGCGCGCTTATCCATCATGAAATGCGCTATGGCGATATTGGCCGCGACAAGGTTCGGCTCGCCACCTTGAATACCGCGCTGGAAATGCTCGTCACGCTCGGTCAGTGA
- a CDS encoding sigma-54 dependent transcriptional regulator produces the protein MASDILVVDDEEDIREIVSGILSDEGHETRTAYDSDSALAAISDRAPRLIFLDIWMQGSKLDGLALLDEIKARHPELPVVMISGHGNIETAVSAIKRGAFDFIEKPFKADRLILIAERALENSKLKREVSELKRRTGDAVELIGTSVAVSQLRQTIDKVSPTNSRVMIFGPSGSGKELVARMIHKKSTRANGPFVALNAATITPERMEIALFGTEGSPGQARKIGALEEAHRGILYLDEVGEMPRETQNKILRVLVDQQFERVGGSKRVKVDVRIISSTAYNLESRIAESLFREDLYHRLAVVPVRVPALAERREDIPFLVDQLMRQISEQAGIRPRRIGDDAMAVLQAHDWPGNIRQLRNNIERLMILARSDGADTPITAEMLPTDLGDMLPKVSAKNDYHIMTLPLREAREMFERDYLIAQINRFGGNISRTAEFVGMERSALHRKLKSLGV, from the coding sequence ATGGCATCTGACATTCTCGTAGTGGACGACGAGGAAGACATTCGCGAAATTGTTTCGGGAATTCTTTCGGATGAAGGTCACGAAACCCGCACCGCGTATGATAGCGACAGCGCGCTGGCCGCGATTTCCGACCGAGCGCCGCGGCTGATCTTCCTCGATATCTGGATGCAGGGTAGCAAGCTCGACGGCCTTGCGCTGCTTGACGAGATCAAGGCGCGTCATCCGGAGTTGCCCGTGGTCATGATTTCGGGTCACGGCAACATCGAGACGGCCGTGTCTGCTATCAAGCGCGGCGCTTTCGATTTCATCGAGAAGCCGTTCAAGGCCGATCGTCTGATCCTGATCGCCGAGCGCGCGCTGGAAAATTCCAAGCTGAAGCGTGAAGTCTCGGAGCTCAAGCGCCGCACCGGTGATGCTGTGGAACTGATCGGCACGTCGGTTGCCGTTTCGCAGCTGCGCCAGACGATCGACAAGGTTTCGCCCACCAACAGCCGTGTGATGATCTTCGGCCCCTCCGGTTCCGGAAAGGAACTGGTAGCCCGCATGATCCACAAGAAGTCGACCCGGGCCAACGGTCCCTTCGTGGCACTGAACGCTGCGACCATCACGCCTGAGCGCATGGAAATCGCCTTGTTCGGCACCGAGGGTTCGCCGGGGCAGGCGCGCAAGATCGGCGCTCTGGAAGAAGCCCATCGCGGCATCCTCTATCTCGACGAAGTTGGCGAAATGCCGCGCGAGACGCAGAACAAGATCCTGCGCGTGCTCGTCGACCAGCAGTTCGAACGTGTCGGCGGTTCCAAGCGCGTCAAGGTCGATGTCCGTATCATCTCGTCTACCGCGTATAATCTGGAAAGCCGCATTGCCGAGAGCCTTTTCCGCGAGGATCTCTACCACCGTCTCGCCGTCGTGCCCGTACGCGTGCCGGCCCTTGCCGAGCGCCGCGAGGACATTCCCTTCCTCGTCGACCAGCTGATGCGCCAGATTTCCGAACAGGCCGGCATTCGTCCCCGCCGGATCGGCGATGACGCCATGGCCGTGCTGCAGGCGCATGACTGGCCTGGCAACATCCGCCAGCTGCGCAACAATATCGAGCGTCTGATGATTCTCGCGCGTTCGGACGGAGCCGATACGCCGATCACGGCCGAAATGCTGCCGACAGACCTCGGCGACATGCTGCCGAAGGTCTCCGCGAAGAACGACTATCACATCATGACGCTGCCGCTGCGCGAAGCGCGTGAAATGTTCGAGCGCGATTATCTCATCGCCCAGATCAACCGCTTCGGCGGCAATATCTCGCGCACGGCGGAATTTGTCGGCATGGAGCGTTCCGCGTTGCATCGCAAGCTGAAGTCGTTGGGCGTCTGA